One Microvirga lotononidis genomic window carries:
- a CDS encoding TetR/AcrR family transcriptional regulator: MSKTKNPVQRGRPVNEQARHERMAQILDGARICFIGRGFHASSIAEISAAAGVSVANIYQYFPNKEALILALIEADLERHHDMIVRFWASDLGPAAVKGALSDIFLTKEGHDIAVLRVEIASEGARNPEVAAMLRRSEVGLIQVLQRSILAARDEGRVPRDIDPIAVGERLSLVFEGIMRLYVFSPSDGAILLDRYYGQVAESLHLTS; encoded by the coding sequence ATGAGTAAGACCAAGAACCCAGTCCAGCGCGGCCGCCCGGTGAATGAGCAGGCCCGTCACGAGCGTATGGCCCAGATTCTCGACGGCGCACGCATATGCTTCATTGGGCGCGGCTTTCATGCCTCTTCCATCGCCGAGATCAGCGCGGCCGCCGGCGTCAGCGTCGCTAACATCTATCAATACTTTCCTAACAAGGAGGCGCTGATTCTCGCGCTGATCGAGGCGGACCTGGAGCGCCATCACGATATGATCGTCCGGTTCTGGGCAAGCGATCTAGGCCCAGCGGCTGTCAAAGGGGCCCTCAGCGATATTTTCCTGACAAAGGAAGGTCACGATATCGCGGTTCTCCGCGTAGAAATCGCGAGTGAGGGTGCGCGCAACCCGGAAGTCGCCGCCATGCTTCGCCGCTCCGAGGTCGGGCTCATCCAGGTTCTGCAACGCAGCATTCTTGCTGCCCGGGATGAAGGGCGTGTGCCCCGCGACATCGACCCGATCGCCGTCGGCGAACGCCTGTCCCTTGTTTTCGAAGGCATCATGCGCCTTTATGTCTTTTCCCCCTCTGACGGCGCGATCCTGCTTGATCGCTATTATGGCCAAGTTGCGGAAAGCCTGCATCTGACCTCTTGA
- a CDS encoding DUF6894 family protein, with the protein MPRFFFDTFDGDFSSRDDVGQDLPDMEAARHEAQIALPHMAHDALPNGNYRTFVVNVRDESGKSVLRAALSLVMSEGPFDD; encoded by the coding sequence ATGCCTCGCTTTTTCTTTGATACCTTCGACGGTGATTTCTCTTCCCGGGACGATGTTGGTCAGGATCTGCCCGATATGGAGGCGGCCCGACATGAGGCGCAGATAGCTCTCCCCCATATGGCCCATGATGCTCTACCCAACGGCAATTACCGCACCTTTGTCGTGAATGTCCGGGATGAGAGCGGAAAGAGCGTGTTAAGGGCTGCGCTTTCGCTGGTCATGTCCGAGGGGCCATTTGACGACTGA
- a CDS encoding M10 family metallopeptidase C-terminal domain-containing protein, whose translation MVTGHNNTVRLDDVHVLAASAVRFNLPPGVFPSGQPVLVYVKPVAKAQNYDIHAWQVLTGSAKAQQSYEYQSVLKPGEYTVTLADSDAFSRKPDVSFDLIVHEANAISAGNGDDEVQGGMDDDTLSGGSGADRLYGGEGSDILRGGSGKDIFVFDTMPNKQTNLDRIVDFNVNDDSIWLDNAVFTKLGKKGTPDHPAQLNKSFFTIGNKAKDKNDYLIYDSKKGVLYYDADGSGKGKAVEIATLSKNLKMTYEDFFVV comes from the coding sequence ATGGTGACTGGACACAACAACACAGTACGGCTCGATGACGTTCATGTCCTGGCTGCCTCCGCAGTCCGGTTCAACCTTCCTCCCGGCGTATTCCCCAGCGGGCAGCCGGTCCTGGTTTACGTCAAACCAGTCGCCAAAGCTCAGAACTACGATATCCATGCGTGGCAAGTCCTGACTGGTTCCGCCAAGGCACAACAGAGCTATGAGTACCAATCCGTCCTAAAGCCAGGCGAATACACGGTCACCCTCGCGGACAGCGACGCGTTCTCTCGAAAACCGGACGTCTCGTTCGACCTCATCGTGCATGAGGCCAATGCCATCTCGGCAGGGAATGGCGACGACGAGGTTCAGGGCGGCATGGACGATGACACGCTCAGCGGCGGAAGCGGCGCAGATCGCCTGTACGGCGGCGAGGGTTCAGATATTCTGCGTGGCGGATCCGGCAAGGACATCTTCGTGTTCGACACCATGCCAAACAAGCAGACCAACCTCGACAGGATCGTCGACTTCAATGTGAATGACGACTCGATCTGGCTCGACAATGCCGTGTTCACCAAGCTCGGCAAGAAGGGGACGCCCGACCACCCGGCGCAGCTGAACAAGTCGTTCTTCACCATCGGCAACAAGGCGAAGGACAAGAACGATTACCTGATCTATGACAGCAAGAAGGGCGTGCTCTATTACGATGCTGACGGTTCAGGCAAAGGCAAGGCGGTCGAGATCGCCACCCTCTCCAAGAACCTCAAGATGACCTACGAGGACTTCTTCGTTGTGTGA